ATACTTTTGTCATCCAAACCCCAATATTTGATAACTGCCCTACCTGGAGTGCGGTCATATTGGGTCAATACTCGCAGTTTCCAGCCCGTGTCAGCTTCAAACTGCTCTAAATCTTTGACAAGCTTTTCTTCTTGCAGTACAGGCAGAGATTTAGCTAAATCTACAACTGGGGTAAAAGTGTCAGGAAGTAACTCAGGATTGTCATAAGCCAGTGCTGGGGGGAANTGCATCACCCAAATTGACCCAGCCAGGAAAAATATTGCAATAGATACGAGAATTCGTCGCCAAAAACAAGATTGCATGGACGTTTTTATACAAATATTAACGGTAAAAGCGAACAAGTTGTTTTAAAAGAGTACTAGAAAAATGATAGTTCTTTACACTTGTTTACTTTACTCTAATCTAAGGGATCAAAGCAAAAGGTTTTTGGGGAGTGGAGAGTAGCCTTCGTGATACATAAAGATAAAGTATATTTTGTCAAGCGCTTAAAATACTCAAAATATCCCTGTGCCTAAGGGAGAGGGGAGGGGGTATAGACACTAGCGCTCTTCTATGGCTCTGGAGAGAGAATAATCCAAGCGATTAGAAAGAAATCGCAGCTACACAAACAAAGTCAGTCTGCGCGGACTAATTAACTGTTGTTTCGAGTGATAATGACTTTTTGCGAATTCAACAGGTGAGAACCTTTTTGGTGTAATCTTGGATTTGATTTGTAGCATAGAGCTATAGCTGCATAATTAATTTTTGGTCAATCTTCGTCATCGAAATTTGTTTCCCAGCTAGCAGTGTCGTTATAACCGTCATTAACGCGGTATACCTCTGCTTTGCTCCGACGATTTTCTTGCCTCAGCACTTCTCGTTCTCGCAACGTTAGTGGTGGTTTTTCATTGCTTGGTAAGCGATCGCTCGTCCGCCTTACAGGTTTTTGGCGCGTGAAGTTTTTCCAAGCAGCTTTCGCGCCAATCAAGATGCTGCGCGTACTTACTTGCAGATTTTGAGCCTGAATTCTTGCATTATCAAGACTTTGATCGACTTGTTTAGCTACTTGACTGGCACTTTTTACACCTTCACTAACATCATCAGTTAAGTCAGTGATTTCCAAACCAGTCACACGTATAGCTTCT
This portion of the Nostoc sp. GT001 genome encodes:
- a CDS encoding DUF948 domain-containing protein, which encodes MIEPLFWLGLSLLLVATSLTAVLVAAIPALQELARAARSAEKLFDTLSRELPPTLEAIRVTGLEITDLTDDVSEGVKSASQVAKQVDQSLDNARIQAQNLQVSTRSILIGAKAAWKNFTRQKPVRRTSDRLPSNEKPPLTLREREVLRQENRRSKAEVYRVNDGYNDTASWETNFDDED